A region from the Sandaracinus amylolyticus genome encodes:
- a CDS encoding FG-GAP repeat protein: MSCAPQQRVDQSRLSDFARYGRSIAISDRTAVVGAYQEDGSQGAVYVLTRVGDGHAWSHSARIASPSPADEQFGDDVAIDGSTIVVGAPLDHQPGAVRAGRVYVLTPSDGAWASVAQLASPGTHQAWEAFGGAVAIDGDTIVVGAVDRDAGAVVDAGAAFVFTRSGGTWSFTQTLTAPSPVASDKMGSAVAIAGDTIAVSALRRNVGRAIDAGAVFVYQRSGSSWSLVQTLTATDAGPSDLFGTSVALEVDAETGDRRLVVGAESDDAPGFANAGAAYVFEAPAGGSFAQTAKLVASDPAANAIFGTDVALSGDRIVVGASGASKSAGAAYVFAASAGSWAQVVRLDRSPSDASAFLGTSVAIAGMHALIGATGEEVGATTGTDSGAVHAFREHEGGTWAHGHALHAAHNPSATTYYGSAIAIAGATVVAASPVRADAFQIDADGLSLALPLPPPASSQLWGVGTDGASIAVFARRQIDVDEIVGTVQVFGASASGWTLEAAIEPDLTSPAGPFEAANSGCVSIDGETLAIGAPRWNGGDGRAFVWTRTGGVWSQLQAPLGSAEELTNFDMNFGRVVQLDGDTLMIAEVPSSGLGGSTRNGKVHVYVRDGEGPYVLEQTLTEATPAVLDGFGSSAAISGDLLAVLTRTTKTVRVYRRTAGVWSEIWSVVIDASISSSSRQMIDIDGDLLAIGVPGMQVASIAGAGEVRVYRRAEDDTYAVENVLRAFDPVVNRGFGAVVQIDGDRVIAATADGDGGVYSFPL; this comes from the coding sequence ATGTCGTGCGCTCCACAGCAACGCGTCGATCAGAGCCGTCTCTCGGACTTCGCGCGCTACGGGCGCAGCATCGCGATCTCCGATCGCACCGCGGTGGTCGGCGCATACCAGGAGGACGGCTCGCAGGGCGCGGTCTACGTGCTCACGCGCGTCGGCGACGGCCACGCGTGGTCGCACTCGGCGCGCATCGCGTCGCCGAGTCCCGCCGACGAGCAGTTCGGCGACGACGTGGCGATCGACGGCTCGACGATCGTCGTCGGCGCGCCGCTCGATCACCAGCCGGGCGCGGTGCGCGCGGGGCGCGTCTACGTGCTCACGCCGAGCGACGGCGCGTGGGCCTCGGTCGCGCAGCTCGCGTCGCCGGGCACGCACCAGGCGTGGGAGGCGTTCGGCGGCGCGGTCGCGATCGACGGCGACACGATCGTGGTCGGCGCGGTCGATCGCGACGCGGGCGCGGTCGTCGACGCGGGCGCGGCGTTCGTGTTCACGCGCAGCGGCGGCACGTGGTCGTTCACCCAGACGCTCACCGCGCCGTCGCCGGTCGCGTCGGACAAGATGGGCTCGGCGGTCGCGATCGCGGGCGACACGATCGCGGTCTCCGCGCTGCGTCGCAACGTCGGTCGTGCGATCGACGCGGGCGCCGTGTTCGTGTACCAGCGCAGCGGCTCGAGCTGGTCGCTCGTGCAGACGCTGACCGCGACCGACGCGGGCCCGAGCGATCTCTTCGGCACCAGCGTCGCGCTCGAGGTCGATGCGGAGACCGGCGATCGCCGGCTCGTGGTCGGCGCGGAGTCGGACGATGCGCCGGGCTTCGCGAACGCGGGCGCGGCGTACGTGTTCGAGGCGCCCGCGGGCGGATCGTTCGCGCAGACCGCGAAGCTCGTCGCGAGCGATCCGGCGGCGAACGCGATCTTCGGCACCGACGTCGCGCTCTCGGGCGATCGCATCGTCGTCGGCGCGTCGGGCGCATCGAAGTCCGCGGGCGCGGCGTACGTGTTCGCCGCGAGCGCGGGCAGCTGGGCGCAGGTCGTGCGGCTCGATCGATCGCCGAGCGACGCGAGCGCGTTCCTCGGCACGTCGGTCGCGATCGCGGGAATGCACGCGCTGATCGGCGCGACCGGTGAAGAGGTCGGCGCGACGACCGGCACCGACAGCGGCGCGGTGCACGCGTTCCGCGAGCACGAAGGAGGCACGTGGGCGCACGGCCACGCGCTGCACGCCGCGCACAACCCGAGCGCGACGACGTACTACGGCAGCGCCATCGCGATCGCGGGCGCGACGGTCGTCGCCGCGAGCCCGGTGCGCGCCGATGCGTTCCAGATCGACGCGGACGGGCTCTCGCTCGCGCTGCCGCTGCCGCCGCCCGCGAGCTCGCAGCTCTGGGGCGTCGGGACCGACGGCGCGTCGATCGCGGTGTTCGCGCGCCGGCAGATCGACGTCGACGAGATCGTCGGCACCGTGCAGGTCTTCGGCGCGAGCGCGAGCGGGTGGACGCTCGAGGCCGCGATCGAGCCGGATCTCACGTCGCCGGCGGGCCCGTTCGAGGCCGCGAACAGCGGCTGCGTGAGCATCGACGGAGAGACGCTCGCGATCGGCGCGCCGCGCTGGAACGGCGGCGACGGTCGGGCCTTCGTGTGGACGCGGACCGGCGGCGTGTGGTCGCAGCTGCAGGCGCCGCTCGGATCGGCCGAGGAGCTCACGAACTTCGACATGAATTTCGGGCGCGTCGTGCAGCTCGACGGCGACACGCTGATGATCGCGGAGGTGCCCTCGTCGGGCCTCGGCGGCTCGACGCGCAACGGCAAGGTGCACGTGTACGTGCGCGACGGCGAGGGCCCCTACGTGCTCGAGCAGACGCTCACCGAGGCGACGCCCGCGGTGCTCGACGGGTTCGGCTCGTCGGCCGCGATCAGCGGTGATCTGCTCGCGGTGCTCACGCGCACCACGAAGACGGTGCGCGTGTATCGCCGCACCGCGGGCGTGTGGAGCGAGATCTGGAGCGTCGTGATCGACGCGTCGATCTCGAGCTCGTCGCGCCAGATGATCGACATCGACGGCGACCTCCTCGCGATCGGCGTGCCCGGGATGCAGGTCGCGTCGATCGCGGGGGCCGGCGAGGTGCGCGTCTACCGACGCGCCGAGGACGACACCTACGCGGTGGAGAACGTGCTGCGCGCGTTCGATCCCGTGGTGAACCGCGGCTTCGGCGCGGTCGTGCAGATCGACGGAGACCGCGTGATCGCCGCGACGGCGGACGGCGACGGCGGCGTCTACTCGTTCCCGCTCTGA
- a CDS encoding pectin acetylesterase-family hydrolase, with translation MASSTRSVLTLVLLSSLAGCGDDSDAPPLPRAEDLPPGEWTEIAPGGDTICSRGDPYSFFVRPGNVDRVIVDFIGGGACWDEFTCGVADAIFSDSVDEIRAAVQSGDRAGLYDHENPDNPFADYWHVVVPYCTGDIHWGNATTTYGEGDAAVTIHHRGAVNARAVLDWVYDSFESPERILVTGCSAGSYGSVLWSAHIMEHYQDVPILQFGDSGAGIITDDFFRNSFPSWNALEVFPTWIPALDPDEHDIFSMALPDLYAGIANAYPTQHMSQYNTALDDNQTFYFRAMGGSGVEEWSERMQMSIAEIEERAPNFSSYLAPGQQHCIVPYENFYTVNVGGRRLVDWLRELERGEDPPSVACSGDECSAATP, from the coding sequence ATGGCTTCATCGACGCGCTCCGTGCTCACGCTCGTCCTGCTCTCGTCGCTCGCGGGGTGTGGTGACGACTCCGACGCGCCGCCGCTGCCGCGCGCCGAGGACCTGCCGCCCGGCGAGTGGACCGAGATCGCGCCAGGCGGCGACACGATCTGCTCGCGCGGCGACCCGTACTCGTTCTTCGTGCGGCCGGGCAACGTCGATCGCGTGATCGTCGACTTCATCGGCGGCGGCGCGTGCTGGGACGAGTTCACGTGCGGCGTCGCCGACGCGATCTTCAGCGACTCGGTCGACGAGATCCGCGCAGCGGTGCAGAGCGGCGACCGCGCGGGCCTCTACGATCACGAGAACCCGGACAATCCGTTCGCCGACTACTGGCACGTCGTCGTGCCCTACTGCACCGGCGACATCCACTGGGGCAACGCGACGACGACGTACGGCGAGGGCGACGCGGCGGTCACGATCCACCATCGCGGCGCGGTCAACGCGCGCGCGGTGCTCGACTGGGTCTACGACTCGTTCGAGTCGCCGGAGCGCATCCTCGTGACCGGCTGCAGCGCGGGCTCGTACGGCTCGGTGCTGTGGAGCGCGCACATCATGGAGCACTACCAGGACGTGCCGATCCTGCAGTTCGGCGACAGCGGTGCGGGCATCATCACCGACGACTTCTTCCGCAACAGCTTCCCGTCGTGGAACGCGCTCGAGGTCTTCCCGACGTGGATCCCCGCGCTCGATCCCGACGAGCACGACATCTTCTCGATGGCGCTGCCCGACCTCTACGCGGGGATCGCGAACGCGTACCCGACGCAGCACATGAGCCAGTACAACACCGCGCTCGACGACAACCAGACGTTCTACTTCCGCGCGATGGGCGGCAGCGGCGTCGAGGAGTGGAGCGAGCGCATGCAGATGTCGATCGCGGAGATCGAGGAGCGCGCGCCGAACTTCTCGTCCTACCTCGCGCCCGGCCAGCAGCACTGCATCGTTCCCTACGAGAACTTCTACACGGTGAACGTGGGCGGGCGTCGCCTCGTCGACTGGCTGCGCGAGCTCGAGCGCGGAGAAGACCCGCCGAGCGTCGCGTGCAGCGGAGACGAGTGCAGCGCGGCGACGCCCTGA
- a CDS encoding DUF4272 domain-containing protein: MDTESENQPPSADRVLRRARVLAAIAHRGLIEQDRDRDRARGVLAQIRRWIGNEGLHGEVEPEERARIESDVGALGAEATVASVWRFEGAAVLGWALGLMQLPAHDRVNDVGAVSTALAVGGSLPEALRAPTLRSARSIDRMRERLFAIHWRVVEQRLRPGTIDLVSFARTAWFGPLEIDSSMLIDGDLGIDGAPIARASAEALRRVASIARERHQAINWLNGDDPIYSEVDVST; this comes from the coding sequence ATGGACACGGAGTCGGAGAACCAACCGCCGAGCGCGGATCGCGTGCTGCGTCGCGCCCGCGTGCTCGCCGCGATCGCGCATCGAGGTCTGATCGAGCAGGACCGCGATCGGGATCGCGCGCGCGGCGTGCTCGCGCAGATCCGCCGCTGGATCGGCAACGAAGGGCTGCACGGCGAGGTCGAGCCCGAGGAGCGCGCCCGCATCGAGTCGGACGTGGGCGCGCTCGGCGCGGAGGCGACGGTCGCGTCGGTGTGGCGCTTCGAGGGCGCGGCGGTGCTCGGTTGGGCGCTCGGGCTGATGCAGCTGCCGGCGCACGATCGCGTGAACGACGTGGGCGCGGTCTCGACCGCGCTCGCGGTCGGCGGCTCGCTGCCCGAGGCGCTCCGCGCGCCGACGCTGCGCAGCGCGCGCTCGATCGATCGCATGCGGGAGCGGCTCTTCGCGATCCACTGGCGCGTGGTCGAGCAGCGGCTGCGCCCCGGCACGATCGACCTCGTCTCGTTCGCGCGCACCGCGTGGTTCGGGCCGCTCGAGATCGACTCGTCGATGCTGATCGACGGCGATCTCGGGATCGACGGCGCGCCGATCGCGCGCGCCAGCGCGGAAGCGCTCCGGCGCGTGGCGTCGATCGCGCGAGAGCGGCACCAGGCGATCAACTGGCTGAACGGCGACGATCCCATCTACTCGGAGGTCGACGTCTCGACCTGA
- a CDS encoding serine/threonine-protein kinase produces MGDRLAESREEGRSHDGSGTLPERPRTGEVVDGYEIVGLVAGGGMGEVLLVRRRRAGGFEKHLAMKVMHPHHAVDPAMVAMFLDEARIASQVAHANVVEVIDTGIHRGLPWLVMELIDGRSLVEVAAERPPAAFLAHVLARAALGLHAAHEAKDASGAPLGIVHRDVSPQNVLVALDGRVKVVDFGIAAARGRLAHTATGELKGKIGYLAPELLSSGRRPATRAADVWAFGVMAWECFAGRRLFDADGASARMRQVEAGEIAALTDEAPGIDPSIAELVERCLARDVAQRVASLEPIARGLARAAESGGHASTEHVEQWMRARFSSRIRARAAIEESTLPGGASVARDRPDDDAPAADDAAPGSGVRRSRRPPPRRATRRWVALAIAVLVGVSTSVWLATRRDEVAPAAAPALVPPSQPAVIEPAAIEPTTIEPTTIEPATTEPTTTEPTTTEPTTTEPIAIEPVRATIRPRPRVVPPALEPAPIAPAAPEPDEAPRGAPDLHLLPSPYRE; encoded by the coding sequence ATGGGGGATCGGCTCGCAGAGTCGCGCGAGGAGGGGCGCTCGCACGACGGGTCGGGGACGCTGCCCGAGCGGCCGCGAACCGGCGAGGTCGTCGACGGCTACGAGATCGTCGGCCTCGTCGCGGGCGGCGGCATGGGCGAGGTGCTGCTGGTGCGCCGGCGTCGCGCGGGCGGCTTCGAGAAGCACCTCGCGATGAAGGTGATGCACCCGCACCACGCGGTGGATCCCGCGATGGTCGCGATGTTCCTCGACGAAGCGCGCATCGCGTCGCAGGTCGCGCACGCGAACGTCGTCGAGGTGATCGACACCGGGATCCATCGCGGGCTCCCCTGGCTCGTGATGGAGCTGATCGACGGGCGCTCGCTCGTCGAGGTCGCGGCCGAGCGCCCACCCGCTGCGTTCCTCGCGCACGTGCTCGCGCGCGCCGCGCTCGGCTTGCACGCCGCGCACGAGGCGAAGGACGCGTCGGGCGCGCCGCTCGGGATCGTGCACCGAGACGTGAGCCCGCAGAACGTGCTGGTCGCGCTCGACGGTCGCGTGAAGGTCGTCGACTTCGGCATCGCGGCGGCGCGAGGTCGTCTCGCGCACACCGCGACCGGCGAGCTCAAGGGGAAGATCGGCTATCTCGCGCCCGAGCTCCTCTCGAGCGGCAGACGACCGGCGACGCGCGCTGCGGACGTGTGGGCGTTCGGCGTGATGGCGTGGGAGTGCTTCGCGGGGCGACGTCTCTTCGACGCCGACGGCGCGAGCGCGCGGATGCGGCAGGTCGAGGCAGGCGAGATCGCCGCGCTGACGGACGAGGCGCCAGGGATCGACCCGTCGATCGCGGAGCTCGTCGAGCGCTGTCTCGCGCGCGACGTGGCGCAGCGCGTCGCGTCGCTCGAGCCGATCGCGCGTGGGCTCGCGAGGGCCGCGGAGTCGGGCGGACACGCGAGCACCGAGCACGTCGAGCAGTGGATGCGCGCGCGGTTCTCGTCGCGCATCCGGGCGCGCGCGGCGATCGAGGAGAGCACGCTGCCCGGCGGCGCGAGCGTGGCGCGCGATCGACCCGACGACGACGCGCCGGCCGCGGACGACGCAGCGCCCGGATCGGGCGTACGCCGGTCGCGGCGCCCGCCGCCGCGTCGCGCGACGCGGCGCTGGGTCGCGCTCGCGATCGCGGTGCTCGTCGGCGTGAGCACGAGCGTGTGGCTCGCCACACGGCGCGACGAGGTCGCCCCAGCGGCCGCGCCCGCGCTCGTCCCGCCGAGCCAGCCCGCGGTGATCGAGCCCGCCGCGATCGAGCCCACCACGATCGAGCCCACCACGATCGAGCCCGCCACGACCGAGCCCACCACGACCGAGCCCACCACGACCGAGCCCACCACGACCGAGCCCATCGCGATCGAGCCCGTGCGCGCCACCATCCGTCCGCGCCCGCGCGTCGTCCCTCCCGCGCTCGAGCCCGCGCCGATCGCGCCCGCCGCGCCCGAGCCCGACGAAGCGCCCCGCGGCGCGCCCGATCTGCACCTGCTTCCTTCGCCCTACCGCGAATGA